The nucleotide sequence CCGGCTTttcggttgttgccagttcatacaGAGAGCcagcggctgttgggttgtttttggaatggggctttttatgtggataggtgtcttcctatggggtgttccctttcttgcgcatatttcgaggcatttagtagcttcgtggaatgggtgacgaagggcgtagccggggttgattctttgatacattatctggatgattttttgtgcatcggcccggggggttcgcctatttgcggtaatttgttgtattccttgcagaaagtTGCAAAGGACTTTGGGATTCCCTTGGCGCCgggaaagactgagggcccggtctccaccatttgttttttagggaTTGAAATTGACTCAGTGGCGATAGAGTGTCgacttcctgaggataaattagggtcattgagtcaggaggtacggcgggcttgtatgtTGAAGAAGATGACGTTGCGCGATCttcagtctctgctggggaagttgaatttcgcttgtcggattatgccgatggggagagtTTTTAGTAGATGTTTGACGGCAGCAACGGCGGGGgttcgtgcgccacatcattttgtgcggctcagggaggagcatcgggctgatcttcaggtttgggatgattttcttggtcagtataatggtcgctctctatggatggctccagcacaggatacgagtgagttaaaaatttttacggatgcggctggggcaggtggttttggcgcgtacgGGGGTGGTCCATGGTGTGCGGGtaactggccggctagctgggtggccAGCGGACTTAcgtggaatctggccctgctcgagctgttccctatcgtggttgcggtgaccatttggggagataggctcagggacaagaaggtccgtttctactgcgacaacatgggggtggtgctggccattaataacatctccGCATCCTCgcctccggtagttcagttgttgcgacacttagttttggtgtgcttgtctttgaacgcgtgggtggttgcggtgcatgtgccgggggtgcggaattgtatcgctgatgctctttctcgctcacagtgggatcgatttcgtcaattggcaccgggagcggagctgctcggtttggcttgtccggaacatctctgggatctggtttcggtcccgtagaacgattggttgaAAGGTCATTGGCAtgtacgacgtggagtgcttattctgcttgttggaagcagtgggaAGAGTGGGTAAGAgatttgggtaacgtcagcacggatcaagacaggttggtggcacttttgtattggttgggggacgcttgggaggcggggttttccctggcTAAGGTCAATCGTTTCGTCTCTgcattggcttttggttttaagttgcggggcctACGGGATGTGTCTAAAGAATTTTTGGTAGGACAAGCTTTAAAGGgtctgcgtcgaggtagggtcgaAGCAGATCGGAGACGGCCTGTGTCTTTTGCTCTCCTCGGTTCTTTGGGTTTATCGCTAGTGTCTGTCTGTCGTTCTCCTTTTGAGGTTGAGTTATTTCAGTTAGCATTTTCGTTAGCGTTTTTTGGTGCACTTCGAATTGGCGAGTTGGtttcacctagtaccaagcgggcaggggggttgagattggaggaggtgggtctatatggggatagactcgagttgttgttgcggcggtcaaaaactgaccaaatggGAAAAGGAAAGCGCATagttttgtttgccctcccgggatcggcgatgtgtccggtcgcttgtatGCGTGCTTTTAAACTACGGGTGGGGTCGCCCGAGTTGCCGTTGCTACGTCACGAGAATGGatcatttttgtccagatatcaatttggcgTAGTATTTAAGAAATGCTTGGCAGCGGTCGGAGTCGCTGCGGGCCCTTACTCATCTCACTCCtttaggattggcgcagcaactgaggcggggcgctgggggttggacgacgagggggtgcggcgcattggccgttgggagtccaacaggtttaggacatacgtgcgccctcatttgttatgagtcatgttgttattTGTAGTTAAAAGCGTGTGTGCTTGTCCTTTTTCGTTTCAGATCAGCTCCCTTGCCTTGTGTGGTTGTTAggacactcttacgtgcattggtgggccttgagggcggacgtccgccctgaccgccgtcagttgcgcattccgcagcagaatgcggttttgcattggctgggattcagaggtatgttgtggagccgggtttTAGCacagtttcagacatactctcggctggatagggttccggaagtcctggtattgcacgtggggggc is from Rhinoderma darwinii isolate aRhiDar2 chromosome 5, aRhiDar2.hap1, whole genome shotgun sequence and encodes:
- the LOC142652502 gene encoding uncharacterized protein LOC142652502, with the translated sequence MDHVSPLLRHKQERYNKSSNSTDPSGLSDFFEVKEVLDHKRVGENTLYLVDCKGFGPEERSREPGENIDAPALIKKIREDILKKVKKQQAKELCVANSAETICCREKASGQSGPDEDEKEKWQLLLVQAGKPSPRGSSVNDGIDHELCSVVYTSFDKWEEWVRDLGNVSTDQDRLVALLYWLGDAWEAGFSLAKVNRFVSALAFGFKLRGLRDVSKEFLVGQALKGLRRGRVEADRRRPVSFALLGSLGLSLVSVCRSPFEVELFQLAFSLAFFGALRIGELVSPSTKRAGGLRLEEVGLYGDRLELLLRRSKTDQMGKGKRIVLFALPGSAMCPVACMRAFKLRVGSPELPLLRHENGSFLSRYQFGVVFKKCLAAVGVAAGPYSSHSFRIGAATEAGRWGLDDEGVRRIGRWESNRFRTYVRPHLL